Within the Polaribacter pectinis genome, the region CATACCATGTTCTGCTGCAGCTTCTCCATCAACTTTTAAAACTTCTGGATGATTTGCTAATCCTAAATAATCATTTATACTCCAGGTAACTACTTTTTTACCATTAAAAGACATTCTATTTGAAATAGGACCTTCTAACTTTGGAAATACATAATAACCTTCTGCTTGTTGCGCCCATTTACCTAAAGGGCCTTTATCTTTTATAATTCTATCAAATAAATCTGTCGCCATGTTTGTCATCTGTTTTTGAAGTTTGCAAAGTTAACAAAATAAAACAGGGTATGCAATTTGAAAAAATGAAGAGAAATTTGAATACCTATTCTAAAAAACCTTGTTCTTGCATCCAAGAATTACTGTAGATTTTATTGAGATATCTAGAACCATGATCTGGAAAAATTAAAACTACAAAACTGTTTTCATCAAACATATCTAAAGCTGCATATTGTTTAGTTGCTTGCACAACTGCACCTGTTGTATATCCACAAAATAAACCTTCTTTTTTTAAAGTTTCTCTTGCTTGTATAGCTGCATCTTTGTCGGAAACTTTTTCGTATACATCAATTACATCAAAATCTGTTGCAGTAGGTATTAAATTTTTACCTAAACCTTCAATTTTATATGGACTAACCTCGTTTAAATCTAGCTCTTTAGTTTCATGATATTTTTTTAAAACAGAACCAATAGCATCTACTCCTAAAACTTTAATATTTGGGTTTTGCTCTTTTAAGTACTTTCCTGTTCCAGAAATAGTGCCTCCTGTTCCACTTGCAACAACTAAATGCGTGATTTTTCCTTCAGTTTGTTTCCAAATTTCTGGACCTGTAGTTCTATAATGTGCTTCAATATTTAACTCATTAAAATATTGATTGATATATACAGAATTCTTCGTTTTTTTATGAATAGTTTT harbors:
- a CDS encoding PLP-dependent cysteine synthase family protein; its protein translation is MTRNNGINNSILELVGETPLIKLHKITKKLKGSYFAKIEAFNPGHSAKDRIALHIVNTAEKKGILKKGATIVETTSGNTGFSLAMISLVKGYKCILAVSDKSSQDKIELLKTMGAEVHVCPANVPPEDPRSYYEVAKTIHKKTKNSVYINQYFNELNIEAHYRTTGPEIWKQTEGKITHLVVASGTGGTISGTGKYLKEQNPNIKVLGVDAIGSVLKKYHETKELDLNEVSPYKIEGLGKNLIPTATDFDVIDVYEKVSDKDAAIQARETLKKEGLFCGYTTGAVVQATKQYAALDMFDENSFVVLIFPDHGSRYLNKIYSNSWMQEQGFLE